One part of the Mytilus trossulus isolate FHL-02 chromosome 11, PNRI_Mtr1.1.1.hap1, whole genome shotgun sequence genome encodes these proteins:
- the LOC134690405 gene encoding toll-like receptor 13, translating into MKKTNKMRCVAIGCILFLLSTCNSLLHSEICPRTIACTCVKETAEASCIRANLTYIPVLPTYIKKLDFDRNFLKSISVSTFEPLEHLELIFLSLSSCHITHINDDSFTRLKYVLDLNLSRNPLSSRIVAAALARISSVHFHTIRLNYLLWSDEPTDVYLSLSRFNIRRLDMYINNLTHLNMSFLSENLPQLETFLVGGGMISSIQTGFFPNLKLLDLNTNRINIGRKFFVNDMMCFFPNLKRLNLMYNLIMSVNNIFKCLKTLEILSLGGNPFNEILDNTFSELISLKYLHLGFLRKNFRRIGKQAFRNSKLENLNFGDNNFKFTNDSLYQFDPNEIFRYNPQMKSLILNRNVFQSTPILRKMLLPLKRLKFLYLDECHIQNIPTDLFFKLPYLEIVSMKHNKISTWNGYKVFGNETAIHTLMLSDNTISVVNEILFPMTSLRNLRTFSLASNPFACTCENLWFRNWLRNKNFVFEDFPSNYQCKTPLSKTGRLIKDSLPSSVECNRKDNEVFTAVVTSLSVFGIVFVIVLSIVFRLRWHIRYWLYLFRVKKKGFALISNEETQNYIYEGYVIYCDEDITWIRHKLLDKIEKEASLPLCIRDRNFEAGKVFVDNIIEKMSESRRVILVISRDMVQSNWCLFECRVAQEKFLNRESDALISLVVEDVPKEEMTSSLRAFVNSAVYMKFPKKEYDEETFWLNLTKIFHEREK; encoded by the coding sequence ACAAATAAGATGAGATGTGTTGCAATTGGTTGCATATTGTTCCTATTGTCAACATGTAATAGTCTCTTACACAGCGAAATATGTCCTAGAACAATTGCCTGTACCTGTGTTAAGGAAACAGCGGAAGCTTCATGCATCCGTGCAAACCTGACATATATTCCAGTTTTACCAACGTATATCAAGAAACTTGATTTTGATCGCAATTTTCTCAAGAGCATAAGCGTATCAACTTTTGAACCTTTAGAACATCTTGAACTTATCTTCTTGTCGTTAAGTTCGTGTCATATAACCCACATTAACGACGATTCTTTCACGCGTTTGAAATACGTTCTTGACTTGAATCTTAGTAGAAACCCTTTATCATCAAGAATAGTAGCAGCAGCATTAGCTCGAATTAGTTCTGTACATTTTCATACTATTCGTTTAAACTATCTTTTATGGAGTGATGAACCAACTGATGTATATCTGTCACTCTCTCGATTCAATATCAGAAGGTTGGATATGTATATCAATAACTTAACACATTTGAATATGTCatttttaagtgaaaatttACCTCAATTAGAAACGTTTTTGGTTGGAGGAGGAATGATTTCGTCTATTCAGACTGGATTTTTTCCAAATTTGAAACTTCTCGATTTGAATACAAATCGCATTAATATAGGTAGAAAGTTTTTTGTAAACGACATGATGTGTTTTTTCCCAAATCTCAAGCGTTTGAATCTTATGTACAATTTGATCATGAGTgttaacaatattttcaaatgtttgaaaacGCTAGAAATTTTATCGTTAGGTGGTAACCCGTTTAACGAAATTTTAGATAATACATTTTCCGAACTCATATCCCTCAAGTATCTTCATCTTGGATTTTTAAGAAAGAATTTCAGAAGAATTGGGAAACAAGCATTTCGAAACAGCAAATTAGAAAACCTTAACTTTGgagataataattttaaatttacaaatgataGTCTTTACCAATTTGACCCAAATGAAATTTTCCGCTATAATCCACAAATGAAGTCATTAATACTGAATCGAAACGTTTTCCAGTCAACGCCAATTTTGCGAAAAATGTTATTACCTTTGAAAAGGTTGAAATTTCTTTACTTAGACGAATGTCATATACAAAACATACCCACAGATCTCTTTTTTAAACTTCCGTACTTAGAAATTGTttcaatgaaacacaacaaaatCTCAACCTGGAATGGATATAAAGTGTTTGGAAACGAAACGGCGATACACACCCTGATGTTGTCAGATAATACTATATCAGTTGTGAATGAAATACTTTTTCCTATGACCTCATTGAGAAATTTAAGAACTTTTTCACTGGCAAGTAATCCATTTGCTTGTACGTGCGAAAATTTATGGTTTCGAAATTGGCTACGAAATAAAAACTTTGTGTTTGAAGATTTTCCTTCTAACTATCAATGTAAAACACCATTGAGTAAGACTGGTCGATTGATAAAAGATTCATTACCTAGTTCTGTCGAATGTAATCGGAAAGACAATGAAGTTTTTACAGCAGTTGTGACATCTCTATCTGTGTTTGGTATTGTTTTCGTCATAGTGTTAAGTATAGTATTTAGATTGCGTTGGCATATAAGGTATTGGTTATACCTCTTCCGTGTGAAAAAGAAAGGATTTGCGCTGATTTCGAATGAAGAAACACAAAACTACATATATGAAGGATATGTCATCTATTGTGATGAGGATATCACATGGATTCGACACAAGCTTTtggacaaaattgaaaaagaggCATCATTACCACTATGTATTAGAGACCGTAACTTCGAAGCTGGAAAAGTATTTGttgataatattattgaaaaaatgtctGAGAGCAGAAGAGTTATACTTGTTATATCTCGTGATATGGTTCAAAGTAATTGGTGTTTGTTTGAATGTAGAGTGGCACAGGAGAAATTCCTTAATAGAGAATCGGATGCATTAATTAGTTTGGTGGTAGAAGACGTTCCTAAAGAAGAAATGACTTCGAGTTTGCGAGCATTTGTCAACTCTGCCGTTTACATGAAATTTCCTAAAAAGGAGTATGATGAGGAaacattttggttaaatttgacaaaaatatttcatgaacgTGAAAAGTAA